ATCATCATCAAGACCCTTCTGCAAAAGTGTCTCACGTAACGACGATGACCGCTGGACATTCGAACTTCTCCAGAAATGATCCTGTCGTCTTTTACTCTTTATTCAGTACAAACTCGTCCGTACCCTACGCGTGAAgagtaaataaataagaacGTATTAATCATTGTTTTAGGACGAAGAAACCCGAATCAGGTGTTGGGATTCGTTTCAAAAATGATCCAACTCCAATGAATCGGTTCCTTGGTATCCTTATAATAACACAGATTTATATATTTCAGATACGAATGAAACCTGAGAGGATGAGGTGAATTCAATCGACTTTATATTCCGGATAAAAATAATGCCTTCGAGCGGGTCAGCAAGAGTACCTAAGGTAGACAGGTCCACAAGTCCTCTGCCGCATAAGCCCGCGAATCCTGTCCAAGAATTGAAAGCTCTTTTCGCTGGACCATCCTCGAGAGTCTCAAATGGCAGTAAAGAACAAGATTTCCGTTTCGAGGCAATCCAATGCTTACAATCGTCCGTTACCAAAGAATCGAAAACACTGCCGGAACGAGGTACCTGGAGTAGCAAGGTAAATACGATAATGGAGAATTTAAGAACAAATAgatctacatttaatatggaaCTATCATTGCAATATTTAAGGTTGAATTCATCCTATCCGTAATTGGATTGGCAATAGGACTAGGAAACTTATGGCGATTCCCTTACCTTTGTTACAAAAATGGTGGCGGTGCTTTTATGGTCCCTTATTTTATCGCCCTGGCACTTGCCGGTGTGCCCATGTTCCTAATGGAATTATCTCTAGGGCAAATGATGACAATAGGTGGACTGGGTGTTTTTAAGATAGCACCAATTTTCAAAGGTCTCTATTGGTAATTGCTTTAATGAAATGAGCAAATACTATTTTAATCTTTCATTCTTTTGTCAACAGGTATTGGATATGCTACTTGCGTACTATCTTGCTGGacgaacgtatattacattattatccTGGCATGGGCGCTTTTCTACTTCTTAGTTTCTTTACGAATCGGTATGAAAATATGTAACATTAATAACATTGCATCACagatacaatttttcttttaatacttATCAAAATATATGAATAGATGTACCTTGGAGAACATGTGGTAATCCCTGGAATTCGCGTTACTGTCTCACCTCTACAGAACGTTTGGAAGCGTTGTGTTGGCCCGAAAATGGGGATACTATATGTTCTACTTCGATTGGTAATTTAAGTCACAGCTTACTGAAGGATCCAGTGAAAGAATTCTGGGAGTAAGTATCATAATTAACAGAAAAGGACACTGCGCCTTTTGTTTAAAGTTAACTCTTGATTCCTGTTTGGTATTTTTAAGACGGCGTACTCTTCAAATTTCTGACGGTGTAGAAAACGTAGGTTCGATAAGGTGGGAACTGGCAGGTACATTGGCCATCGTGTGGATCATGTGTTATTTCTGTATTTGGAAGGGCGTGAAATGGACTGgaaaagtaaaaattatataattgaaGCGCGTACCAGTGAATTATATTTATCATTAATCGTTAATTTTACACAGGTCGTTTACTTTACATCATTATTTCCATACGCGCTATTAGCGGTTCTATTGGTAAGAGGACTTACACTTCCGGGGGCGATGGAAGGTTTAAGGTACTATGCAACTCCGAACCTTTCGAAACTGGGCGATCCCGAGgtatagaaatattaatttccttCATTAATGTCTCGtcaatttaattagaattttaacgTGTGCTCATAGGTATGGATAGATGCAGTGacgcaaatatttttttcttatgcATTGGGTTTAGGTGCATTGGTTGCCCTTGGAAGTTACAACaaatttaacaacaatgtgTACAAGTAAGTAATTTAAgtttatgtatttaatattcttttcaaattattaatcatttaataCTTATCTATATCAGGGATGCGCTCATCGTTTGTACAGTAAATTCGTGTACCAGTATGCTTAGCGGTGTTGTTATATTTTCTGTAGTTGGTTTTATGGCCCATGAACAACAGAAACCCGTCGCGGATGTAGCTGCCTCTGGTAATTACGATActtgatattaaatttttaaatattttctattattttaattatttttatttaattaggtCCAGGATTAGCTTTCCTCGTTTATCCTTCTGCAGTTCTAGAATTACCAGGTTCATCAATTTGGGCttgtttattcttttttatgcTTATCCTTATTGGTCTAGATAGCCAGGTAATTTAATGTATCTTAATGAAGTGAACATGAAAATGATTTTatagttttatagttgaaaatGTTTTATAGTTTTGTACAGTTGAAGGCTTTATAACTGCCGCGGTGGATGAATGGCCGCAACTTCTGAGAAAACGAAAAGAGATATTCATAGCAATTGTATGTTTCATCTCGTATCTCGTTGGTCTTAGCTGCGTTACGGAAGTAAGTATTTagtaaaatgaaattgcatTAAGCTGAAACGTAtgtaataagaaataaaaaatattcttataaCATTTTTAGGGAGGAATGTACGTATTTCAACTCCTAGATTCGTACGCTGTGAGCGGATTTTGTCTCCTCTTTTTAATGTTTTTCGAATGCATTTCCGTTTCGTGGGCATTTGGCGTAAATCGTTTTTATGATGGCATTCGCGACATGATTGGGTATTATCCGTGTTACTGGTGGAAGATATGCTGGACGGTTACTACTCCTGCTGTTTGTGTGGTAAGATGTTTATACAGATTTGCTATCATAAAGATGTATGATAATTATTTGGAATGTTGTATAAtaagaattaaatttcaaattagggTGTCTTCActtttaacataattaaatttGTACCTGTGAAATACCTTACATATGAGTATCCATGGTGGAGTCATTTGTTAGGATGGCTTTGCGGTCTTTCCTCAATGTTATGTATTCCTGGGTACATGATTTACATCTGGTGTACAACATCTGGAACTACCTCTGAAGTATGTAACTTAAAAATTACCTATCCTATAGATTatgattattaattttgtaaagcttatatgatattttgttTCCAGAAATTCCGAAAATTAGTAAGAATTGATGATGATGTTGCCACTTTACGAATGAAGTTAAATCCAACAAAAGCTGCTGCTATTAATACAGAATTTGAATTATGAACATGTCATTGTATGTACTTTggtttaaaaacaattaatgaCGCACGTGTGTTTTTTCGAAGTATGACTGAGGGGAAGCATGATTTCATATGTTGAACAATATCATATCCCATACTCATATAATCATTTATCATAAAcggtaaaaaattaattcactaataAAATCCAAAAAACGAATCTctgaaaaacaaaatttcataagaatagatatttaattaaaatgtaattaaaataaaataaatacttttatttatcATACATTATACAATATCAGACTTGCCTACATTTTTATGAATgcagtaataaaatttataactaaaaaaatgaaaaacagaattatatttcttacttgtatcaaattatatacataataaCTTCATTTAAAAGTATCAATTAAAatacttaaatttatttttctctattttgtatttctttaatACGTCCAATGAGTTGTTCCTTCCATTGTTCTTCAGATATAGTCTTTGCCCATTCTGGAATTGCTGTAGTTGGTAAGGTAAAAGATGCCATCATAGATTTTACTTGACTGATTTTATCTGCATCCATATCGATATTTGATCGATTACAAGGAGATGACCAAACTTCTATTGTTTCTGACATATAGTCCTGTATGATATAAAACATGATTATAAGATAAATACTACTCCTTTCTAATTGAACACTCACCTGTTGTGATTCTAATAACATAGGTGGTAATGTTTGACTAGGTTCACCTGCATTAGAGATCCATTCATCATcctgattaaaaaaatattctttatagtAGAAATACTTATGAGCCATAAATAGTagactataaaataattatcataCTTCATCTTCATATAATATTGGATCACTATCTGTAGGAATTTGGGATAAAGGCACATAACCTGCCATTCCAACATCATCTTCACTATCTGAATCATTCGTTCTCTCAGTTTCAAGCAATAAATTTGGTGCATTTAATGTTGCGTCGGCAGGTTCTTGTGTTGGATCAGGAGACATAGTGCAtaactttcttttttcaattttgacaGCAAGTTTAACCTGTAATCTAAAGAAACATGTCAATACTGCATGTATACCGCTGTTcatcagagtccataactgcgacgcgcaggttggaagatggtgggggaacgcagcgagctctctgccaATCGCTTTTCACTTcatttgggagtatcgccaatcagggcgaagatgcgcactggagaagcgcgaagaacgaaaactggtcctttcgcagttatggactctggtgaactgcggtatacacgACTTCTAACCTCACTTTTATATCCATCCTTATTTTCAATGTTAAACCTTACAAAATCTTTCTCATGCAAAATAAAAGAactttaaattatataattaaatctcttaccaaaatattttgatttaaaCAAAGTATAAATGCCAAAAATTTATTGATGGAGATTTGACAGCAATCAGCTGATTTTCTGTATACGTTATCCCGCTTCCGAACTATCAATTTGAATTGCTAATTTCTTGTATAGTGACgccaataatttttatataaaattcttaGGTGACTAATATGAGAATGATTCAAAAATGTGAAAAccggaataattattaaaattaagtattATTTATTCTACCGATTTTAATCAAAAAGTTTATTATTATGTAGGTATCTTTGATCGAAAAAATAGACATTGCTTAAACAATTAAGCAAAccttattaaaaagaaaagaaagagcacACGATGCGATCAAAGGAAGACAATTTGCTTTTATTTAAAACTGTTCCCTAATGTACCCTAAACATTCACATTCATCCAGCAACCCTAATGACCAGCAACTTCCTGACTTTGAAGGTCAGAGGGTCGTTCTACAGGGGCCTCCATTTCTATTTAACTTAAATctaaacaatatctttattcttCTCAGAAAACAAAAATTGCATAAGTAATAAAACAACAAGATATCTTTTCTCCAACGAACAACCATATATATCGCTGCTAAAAagtttagaatataaaataatacgaCCTAGTCGTTCGAGTGTTAATAGAGTCGTCAAATCATCGGCTGAAACTCCATCGTGATGGGAAAAAGAATATGTTGGCGGTTATTTCGAAAGGTTACTTCACACGAGGTCAGACTTGTCCTGAAATCCGAGGAAAAAGaagtggaagaaaaaaataggTAAAGATGGCCGATCAAACGTGATTCAGCGTTCGGCGATGCACGCCCCGAAACAGACCGGTCTCCTTCTTGGTTCCGGGAATTCGTACTCCGCCAATGGGACTTCCAGCATCGGCTCCATTCACGGCCAGTATTCTGCTGGAACGTGACGACATTACTCGGGAAATACCTTGGCAATTTTATGTACTCATTCGCCGGGGAAAAATACTGGAAATCCTTTCGCAATTGTTTGGTGAATTATTAGGATTTTTgcgaaatttgtaaaaaataagcGGAGAAAAGATCTGTTAAAAGGTTGCTGTGCAAAGTGTTTATTCCGTAGTTTTGTATCTTACAAGAGATTGCGATGTAACTTAGTGAACGCCTTGATACACCGATGTTGCGTCAGGATTACGCGTGATTATCGTCCATTACGAATGTTGCGTTTATCTAAAGGGTTATCCtaattgagtgtcacatcttcaaattgaaataaaacgcaaagtatttgaGATTTGTGTAGTTTttttaacacaaagtctactTTACGACATTAATCATGAAAGACAATATCATTCAAGTATCCTCCTGGGCTTTTTCCACGAGATCAATGCGTTTGATCcaattttccattaaattttCACACAATTGAAATTCAGCTCGACAGTAGTCTTTGGACTAAGTTTTAGACTTCACTTTTCAAAAATTCCCTTAGAGAAAGGTCTTGGTAGCCAATTGATGTTTCCTCCTCGTGAAATTACGCGTCCATTAAATTTGGTCAAACGCATCGGACACGTGGAAAAAAGCAGAGAAGGACACTTGAGTAAGTAAAGCTTagtttgtgttaaaataaaaaaaccctACAAATCTCAAAtcctttgcgttttatttcaatttgaagatgtgacactcaatttggataaccctttACTTCCGGGAGAGTAATGTTAACCGGGGAAAAACCCTTCCCTTCCGCTTTCTCTTTGGCAACTAACTCTGCTCCAACGATTTACCAGAGAAATCGATGAATCCCGATGACGCATGCCGCTCGTTTCATGGAAATACATGAATCGTATCATGTACGAGTCACGCCGATCTCAGATGTCATTGCCTGCTGCTCTGCTTGAGAATGAACATCGTTTGGCAATTAAAACTTGTCGGTAATATTTCCAAAAGGATCGCAGCAAACAGGAACAACAGGAACAGGTTTCTTGCATCGAAGAAACAATGATTTTAATCATTACAAAATTAACCTTtgaagataatacttcttcttctaatACTTCTAACTCTAGAGGAGTAGAattcgaaagaaaataaaagatttttcaaaatcaCCTAAGATCCACGTGAAATAAGgaatttatgtaataaaaaacGAATGGTCGTCTGATGTACCACACATGTGCATGAATCATCTTTCCTTGAATACCAGGAACACCGAATCATGTTTGTCCACCCGGCAGAAAATGAGACGATGATTTCTTCGACGTAAAGATCGGTTGAAAAATCAAGCTACGTGTTTCGTGGCGAAGAAATCGAGTGAAGGATACCCGCTGAACGAGGATCACGCTCGAGAAAGACTTTCGAACGTGTTCGCGTTAGCATCGAGTATAAATCGCACGAATTATCTGTCTCTCGAGCGATCTGATTTTCCTCTTTATCTGTCTGCGACGAATGAACAGATTCTGAGAGCCATGCACGAATTGGCGATACATTGGAAAGCGAAgtggaaattttataaaaaatctgGAAGAGATATCGATCGAAGAGGACGAAATGGAGACTGAGCCGGTGATGGTCCCGTCTGGTAAATCTCACTCtaaaaattgttcatttattaagaaaatatCTCGAGTTTGAGTTTGATGTTTAGATCCGTCGAAGTGGAATTCGAACCATATAGCATCATGGATCTCATGGTGTAGTCGTGCGTTTTCTATGAAATCACCCCCGGACCCCGGAAAATTTCCGTCGACGGGAAAGGAGTTGCTGAAATTGTCGTCTGACTTTTGGCAAGGAATTCCTGGCggtaaaattttcgcgaaacaCCTCGGGTACCTTCAGTTTCAAGTAACCGGTATACAAACGCCAGATTTATTGCAAGAGGAAAAAATCGATGGTGAGTATATTACACCGgttgaaaatttaacaatagCCAATAATTACTATCACAATAGAGTATTTTGAAGTGTACGGAAATTGATGTTAGTAATACTGATTCGATTCTCGCAATAAATCCAAGCGACAACTGGATTCGTGAAGCTTAGGAAAGGTTAATAGGGGTCTAGGTGTGGATTGAAAATGACCGGAAGAGACTAACCGTTCCCCAGGGCCGATTCTCGTCCACTCGCATGCACTCCGGCCTTATCTAAGGCTTTAACGAGGGCACGATCTATTAGAGATAAGAAGGGTCCggcagaaaaataaatatcctAGACGATAATAGTCTCGTATCCCTCTACGTTCCTACCGCCCCACGATTCGATTTCCACGCGAGAAGGATGTCGATCGTTTGTCCGAAACCTGCGAGTACGATCCATGATCAAACTTCTTTCCTCTTTAAAATCTTAATATCATTGAATCAAAACGAAAGCGTACGGTTTCAAATATACAAACTTTCGAAATAtaagaaatacagaaaaaaaGGGGTGGAAGAAGATTCGAGGGAGGAGGTGAGCAAAAGTTATTCCGTTTGTTTGGCGGGCGTAAGAACAGAGAGTGGAAAAGAGCGATTCACCTTTCGACGATGCGAAAAGGAAGAAGAGCAGAGTCTTGGCACTGTAAGCCCCGGAGATATATTGTCCGTTTGAATAACGTTGTAGGTGCTCTTGGGGGGCCACTCCGCGCCGGCAGCGGCCGTTTATTAAACGAATCAGTGTTATCGCGGTGAGAGAGCCCTCATGAATAAACCATCGAGTGTTTAGGGCGGCGAAAAGGTGGTGGCACCAGGGGTTACGGCCCCGCAGTAACCACTTCCACCCTTCTCCTTTCGTCGGCATAGCGGGGCGGAGGGCGAACTAAAACGGGCTTGGGGTGGTAAGCTCGCCACGGGGTGCGGCTATATTGTTTTCTTGATGAGCGCGAAACATCCCCCGAATCTCCGGCGTATACGGTATAATTTCACGCGTCAACCTGCACCGCGAAACTCTCAGTCGCCGAAAGCTGCGATCCTGGTAAATCATTCGTTTCTTTTCTGCGTTCGATCAATTCTAGCATCCGCATTATTAAGAATAAATAGATGGGTTGATTCGTAAAGATATCAAATGATTTAAATAGTTTTTTGATAAGAGGTCACTTGTCTACGTAATTTGTTTTTGGTTGCATTTCAATAATCAGttgttcataaaattttatctgCAATATGAAATTCAAACGAGTGATTTCGGCGTGCAAGGTGGCATTGGCCCTCGTGACAATGAGAGTGGGTGAAACTATAGTCGCAGACTGTTCGAAGGTGTTAAGGTATTCTGGGATGTTAGAGTGGGGGCGATAAGGGCTGAAATCACTTGGGGCAAAGGTCGCTCAGTTACTCTCTGTCCACCGACTGGTACGTTTTATTCTGCCCGTATCCACGTTTTATCGGCTTCGGTTATCAGAATTTCATGTTGTTCGCTTGTAAGATACACCTGGAGTATATAAGTGCTTGTGTGAAATGTTCACCGCTTGACTGGTTCttttatcgatcgatcgaagatctttggaaaattgtttaaaacgaTCTTCAAATATCTAATTTCGTAACGTTGTATTTATTAAGTACTTGAAGTACTAGTGAAGTGCAAAACGTAATTAAACTTAAATGCGATGCGAAGAAAGTGGTCTACATAGtgatttaaaaaactttttgctcttttatgtaccagccttcaaattaaaatatttaagtaatttcgCAAGAAATTGATACGTGACGATCATGGACAATAACACGTATCAATTAAACAATGAGTTAAGATGATTGTTATCTTGTGTACATGTCGGATGAAGCATAATATCATAATGAGATTGATAGTAGGCCTGTCAACCACCGTCGCTTACACGGTGAAAGATTAGGCTTACGAAATCCTTCGACACGTAATGTGGAGGATTCAAACGCATCCATTGCATCTTCAGCAGGAGACCAGATTCCATCCTTCGGCAGCTGCCATTCTTTACAACGGTATTTCTTGTTATATTTCATCGATATTAGAGAAGAAATTCGTcaactttcaaaatattatcaCACGAAATTGATAACATCAGAGGACCTGGCCCATTCCAGACAAAAATCTTAGTTACTCTAATTACCcacattcaattattattctttatctTATAACCAACACTTGTATAAGCGTCTATGACAtatttttaagtatttaattTGTTACCTTCAGCCTTGGTCAACGAAGAAGTTGCGACACCATCGGATCTCCCTCGTTTTCATTCAAAGTCCCCTTCCTTAGAACCAGGAGTTAGTCACTCGAAGGCGGGACATATTAtatacaaaaaaagaaataaggaaagaaaaaagataatcaACGAATAGTCGCGACCATCGCTGTCCTCAAGGTTCCAACGAATCGACCTCGGAATCCAACACGGTCACCGGTGCATGCGCCCTTCCGTTTCTTGTTCGCAGAAAGGTTCAGCCTCCTACAACGGTCTTGCTCGTTGATTGGATCAACAGCTGGAGCCAGCGGTTCCGGGGCGGTCGGAGGCGGACAAGTTCAACTCTGGCAATTCCTGCTGGAGCTACTCTCGGATTCGTCGAATTCATCCTGCATCGCGTGGGAAGGTTCCAACGGGGAGTTTAAACTTACCGATCCGGATGAGGTTGCTCGGAGATGGGGCGAACGGAAGAGCAAACCGAACATGAACTACGACAAACTGTCGCGGGCACTCAGGTGAAGCCTCGATGAAAATTATAGCAAATTAAACATTAATACACAAGTTACTGATACTTTGGATGTTAAGttgtttattgaaaaaaatatcctGAATCATGAGGTACCACCTTCCAGAGCGTCACACCAAGCGTCCAATCCTGTTTCTGAAAATTCCACTAACataagaatatttctttttttgcagGTACTATTACGACAAGAATATAATGACGAAAGTGCACGGGAAACGCTATGCTTACAAATTCGATTTTCATGGACTGATGATGGCTTGCCAGGCACAAGCTGGCGTCACGCTGGAAACGTCCTCGTCATCCCGAAGTACAGGAACAAATTGTCACCCTCATCATTCGCATCATGCTCATCATTTATATCCAACAGGAGCATCAAATTCGCAACATTCTTCGGTATCAGCACATCCACCACCGCCTCCGCCACCTCCGCCTCATTACTGTTGGCCTTATCATAGATATTCTCCACCGACATAacattgttttttatttgtGACAACCTGCCCAATTCCCTGACACATGAGATACTCCTATATTTAATGTAAGATACACTTAAGATTAAGAAGGACACGAGTACAATTAAGAAATGATTGTATACTTATTTGTAAGGAAGAAAGattgttgtaaatataaatCTCTTATAATATTTAGGTAAATGTATTTAAAGCAATAGCGGTGATTCTgtgtgttttatttaatattatgatGTACAGTATGGaaataatgtttattattataacaaataCTTTAGACAAagtaaaattctttaaaaaacgTATTATATATAGATGTTCAATCATTTCTacagtatattttattatataaaatatttgtttatgtaaaaagaaatataattggaatttttattatcaACTGTTCAACCTTTATTATCGACATTTCATGATGTTTTAGATCCTGAAGATGTCGCTTCCTGTCCCTTGGACAACCAATCAGAATCAGAGTGGCCAT
This region of Osmia lignaria lignaria isolate PbOS001 chromosome 10, iyOsmLign1, whole genome shotgun sequence genomic DNA includes:
- the Gat-1B gene encoding GABA neurotransmitter transporter-1B, yielding MPSSGSARVPKVDRSTSPLPHKPANPVQELKALFAGPSSRVSNGSKEQDFRFEAIQCLQSSVTKESKTLPERGTWSSKVEFILSVIGLAIGLGNLWRFPYLCYKNGGGAFMVPYFIALALAGVPMFLMELSLGQMMTIGGLGVFKIAPIFKGIGYATCVLSCWTNVYYIIILAWALFYFLVSLRIDVPWRTCGNPWNSRYCLTSTERLEALCWPENGDTICSTSIGNLSHSLLKDPVKEFWERRTLQISDGVENVGSIRWELAGTLAIVWIMCYFCIWKGVKWTGKVVYFTSLFPYALLAVLLVRGLTLPGAMEGLRYYATPNLSKLGDPEVWIDAVTQIFFSYALGLGALVALGSYNKFNNNVYKDALIVCTVNSCTSMLSGVVIFSVVGFMAHEQQKPVADVAASGPGLAFLVYPSAVLELPGSSIWACLFFFMLILIGLDSQFCTVEGFITAAVDEWPQLLRKRKEIFIAIVCFISYLVGLSCVTEGGMYVFQLLDSYAVSGFCLLFLMFFECISVSWAFGVNRFYDGIRDMIGYYPCYWWKICWTVTTPAVCVGVFTFNIIKFVPVKYLTYEYPWWSHLLGWLCGLSSMLCIPGYMIYIWCTTSGTTSEKFRKLVRIDDDVATLRMKLNPTKAAAINTEFEL
- the LOC117611095 gene encoding male-enhanced antigen 1 isoform X2, with translation MSPDPTQEPADATLNAPNLLLETERTNDSDSEDDVGMAGYVPLSQIPTDSDPILYEDEDDEWISNAGEPSQTLPPMLLESQQDYMSETIEVWSSPCNRSNIDMDADKISQVKSMMASFTLPTTAIPEWAKTISEEQWKEQLIGRIKEIQNREK
- the LOC117611095 gene encoding male-enhanced antigen 1 isoform X1; translated protein: MNSGIHAVLTCFFRLQVKLAVKIEKRKLCTMSPDPTQEPADATLNAPNLLLETERTNDSDSEDDVGMAGYVPLSQIPTDSDPILYEDEDDEWISNAGEPSQTLPPMLLESQQDYMSETIEVWSSPCNRSNIDMDADKISQVKSMMASFTLPTTAIPEWAKTISEEQWKEQLIGRIKEIQNREK
- the LOC117611868 gene encoding DNA-binding protein D-ETS-6 isoform X1 produces the protein METEPVMVPSDPSKWNSNHIASWISWCSRAFSMKSPPDPGKFPSTGKELLKLSSDFWQGIPGGKIFAKHLGYLQFQVTGIQTPDLLQEEKIDERFSLLQRSCSLIGSTAGASGSGAVGGGQVQLWQFLLELLSDSSNSSCIAWEGSNGEFKLTDPDEVARRWGERKSKPNMNYDKLSRALRYYYDKNIMTKVHGKRYAYKFDFHGLMMACQAQAGVTLETSSSSRSTGTNCHPHHSHHAHHLYPTGASNSQHSSVSAHPPPPPPPPPHYCWPYHRYSPPT
- the LOC117611868 gene encoding transcriptional regulator ERG homolog isoform X2, translating into MWRIQTHPLHLQQETRFHPSAAAILYNERFSLLQRSCSLIGSTAGASGSGAVGGGQVQLWQFLLELLSDSSNSSCIAWEGSNGEFKLTDPDEVARRWGERKSKPNMNYDKLSRALRYYYDKNIMTKVHGKRYAYKFDFHGLMMACQAQAGVTLETSSSSRSTGTNCHPHHSHHAHHLYPTGASNSQHSSVSAHPPPPPPPPPHYCWPYHRYSPPT